Proteins found in one Quercus robur chromosome 2, dhQueRobu3.1, whole genome shotgun sequence genomic segment:
- the LOC126705871 gene encoding receptor-like protein 7 has product MASSLYCLKFVYLLSFLSTIHLVAVPSFSFVQPLCHGHERSYLLQFKESFAIINNNKSISFDPSAYPKVAFWTLEGNNSDCCSWDGVECDKSNGHVIGLDLNSSYLYGSINSSSSLFNLVHLQRLNLADNHFNHSQIPSTVSNLSKLTYLNLTNSTFSGQIPLELSQLSQMSSLDLSYNHLEIKNPSLGRLVENLTCLENLDLSFVSIISIVPNILANLSSLTSLRLYDCKLHGEFPVGIFKLPNLRVLNVGKNKGLTGYLPDFQWKSPLEEMILANTSFSGKLPASVGNLGSLTEIDMMRCNFSGLIPSSLGNLTNLNYLDLSLNTFEGHIPSSFGNLIKLSFLHLAENELNGTIPFELANLTQLTHLFLYYNHLSDKIPFGLMNLTKLSSLGLAGNHFTGQIPSSIFNLENLEVLDLSANNFAGVVEFDKFVKLRKLTSLHLSDCGVSLIINETSDNTTLQKFQNLGLGSCNLSKFPNYLANQDELKWLHLATNNIHGQVPEWFWNVSKENLEVIDLSENFLTSLGQYPVPLPWTRLAILDITSNRLQGSLPIPSFSTLEYHVSNNSFTGKISELICNMSSLQVLDLSINNLSGSLPQCLHNFGDSLLILDLRRNTFEGSIPQTWTNGSKLLMINFSQNKFQGLLPRSLAKCIMLKALDFSNNQFNDTFPSWLGNLPNLKLLILRSNKLYGPISTHKAKYKFPSLQIFDLSYNSFTGSLPLKFFQYSNSSRFDSANLTYIEVTSSFVVQNSFQNYLWDLKYSYAMIMTNKGVVTDYMKVQEFFIALDFSSNRFDGDILESIGNLNLKGLCLLNLSNNILIGHIPQSLRNLVNLESLDLSQNKLFGEIPQQLTELTFLESFNVSHNHLVGPIPQGKQFNTFPSNSFEGNPGLCGSPLTKKCESSEVSLPSPTTPEESKDLGSPFQFGWKIILIGYGFGLVVGVIIGQVVSARNHDWLMKAFGMRKLVR; this is encoded by the coding sequence ATGGCGTCCTCTTTGTattgtttaaaatttgtgtACTTGCTTTCTTTCCTCTCAACTATTCATCTCGTTGCCGTTCCCTCATTTTCCTTTGTGCAACCTCTTTGCCATGGTCACGAAAGGTCTTATTTGTTGCAATTTAAGGAAAGCTTTgccatcatcaacaacaacaagtCTATTTCCTTTGATCCATCAGCTTATCCCAAGGTTGCTTTCTGGACATTAGAAGGAAACAATAGTGACTGCTGCTCATGGGATGGGGTAGAGTGTGATAAGTCCAATGGCCATGTCATTGGTCTTGACCTCAATAGCAGCTATCTCTACGGTTCAATTAACTCTAGCAGCAGCCTTTTCAATCTTGTTCATCTCCAAAGGCTTAATCTTGCTGACAATCATTTTAACCACTCTCAAATTCCATCCACAGTTTCCAATCTATCCAAACTAACATATCTCAATCTCACTAATTCTACTTTTTCTGGTCAAATCCCATTAGAACTCTCACAATTGTCCCAAATGTCATCCCTCGATCTTTCTTACAACCATTTGGAAATCAAGAATCCAAGTCTAGGACGTTTAGTTGAAAATTTAACCTGCCTAGAAAATCTTGATTTGAGTTTTGTGAGCATAATATCCATTGTGCCTAATATCTTGGCAAATTTGTCTTCTTTAACTTCCCTTCGTCTCTATGACTGCAAATTGCATGGGGAATTTCCAGTAGGCATCTTTAAACTTCCAAATTTACGAGTTCTTAATGTGGGGAAAAATAAAGGTCTCACCGGTTATCTGCCTGACTTTCAATGGAAGAGTCCTCTAGAGGAAATGATCCTCGCAAACACAAGTTTCTCAGGCAAGCTACCTGCATCAGTAGGAAACCTTGGCTCTTTGACTGAAATTGATATGATGAGGTGCAACTTTTCTGGGCTAATTCCATCTTCTCTTGGTAACCTCACAAATCTAAATTATCTGGATCTTTCACTTAACACTTTCGAGGGCCACATTCCATCTTCCTTTGGAAACCTCATCAAACTTTCTTTTCTGCACCTTGCCGAAAATGAACTGAATGGTACAATCCCTTTTGAGCTTGCAAACTTGACACAACTGACTCACCTATTTCTATATTATAATCATCTTTCAGATAAAATCCCTTTTGGGCTCATGAACCTCACAAAATTATCTTCCTTGGGCCTTGCGGGCAACCACTTTACAGGCCAGATTCCAAGCTCAATCTTTAACCTTGAAAATCTTGAAGTTCTTGACCTTTCCGCAAACAACTTTGCTGGCGTTGTGGAGTTTGACAAGTTTGTTAAGCTCAGAAAACTAACTTCCTTGCATCTATCTGATTGTGGAGTGTCATTAATTATTAATGAAACTAGTGACAATACAACTCTTCAAAAGTTCCAAAATTTAGGTCTCGGTTCGTGCAACTTGAGCAAGTTTCCAAACTACCTAGCAAACCAAGATGAACTAAAATGGCTACACCTCGCGACCAACAACATTCATGGACAAGTACCGGAATGGTTTTGGAACGTGAGTAAAGAAAATTTAGAGGTTATCGACCTTTCTGAAAACTTTCTTACAAGCCTCGGTCAATATCCAGTTCCTCTTCCTTGGACCCGTCTAGCCATTTTAGACATCACTTCTAACAGGCTCCAAGGATCACTTCCAATTCCATCCTTCTCCACCTTGGAATATCATGTATCAAACAATTCATTCACTGGAAAAATTTCAGAGTTGATTTGTAACATGAGTTCTCTTCAAGTCCTTGATTTGTCCATTAACAACTTAAGTGGTTCACTTCCTCAATGCTTGCACAACTTCGGTGATTCTCTACTCATATTGGATTTACGGAGGAACACATTCGAAGGAAGTATTCCACAAACTTGGACAAATGGAAGCAAGTTATTGATGATTAACTTCAGCCAAAACAAGTTTCAAGGGTTGTTACCAAGATCTTTGGCCAAGTGTATAATGCTGAAGGCCCTTGATTTCAGTAATAACCAATTCAATGATACTTTTCCCTCATGGTTAGGAAACCTTCCAAATTTAAAGCTTCTCATTTTGCGGTCCAACAAACTCTATGGCCCAATAAGTACTCATAAAGCAAAATATAAGTTTCCCAGCTTGCAAATCTTTGACCTCTCATACAATAGTTTTACAGGAAGTTTGCCAttaaaattctttcaatattccAATTCTTCTAGATTTGATAGTGCAAACCTAACATATATTGAAGTTACTTCATCCTTTGTTGTGCAAAACAGTTTTCAAAATTACTTATGGGATCTTAAGTATAGTTATGCAATGATAATGACAAACAAAGGAGTGGTCACGGATTACATGAAAGTCCAAGAATTTTTCATAGCCCTTGATTTCTCAAGTAATAGATTTGATGGAGATATTCTAGAATCCATTGGAAATTTAAATCTAAAAGGCCTTTGTTTGCTCAATCTTTCCAATAACATTCTCATTGGCCACATCCCACAAAGTTTGAGAAACCTTGTAAATCTGGAATCATTGGACCTTTCTCAAAACAAGCTCTTTGGAGAAATCCCTCAACAGCTAACAGAACTTACTTTCTTGGAATCCTTCAATGTTTCTCATAATCATCTTGTGGGACCTATACCTCAAGGAAAACAATTTAATACTTTTCCAAGCAATTCATTTGAAGGAAATCCAGGGTTGTGCGGAAGCCCATTAACAAAGAAATGTGAGAGTTCTGAGGTTTCACTACCTTCACCTACAACTCCTGAAGAGAGTAAAGATTTGGGTTCTCCATTTCAATTTggttggaaaattattttgattgggTATGGATTTGGACTAGTTGTTGGAGTGATTATTGGACAGGTTGTGAGTGCAAGGAATCATGATTGGTTAATGAAGGCTTTCGGAATGAGAAAACTGGTGAGGTGA
- the LOC126705880 gene encoding uncharacterized protein LOC126705880, with product MNHPGETEFMPVDTTWAVINQTRRRRPQVSLEEFSFLEKVCKKTTPEERTWAKLVNPRTIHWYCDGPEPTQEAIRYDERVHKQMDDAKRRALIKSQAVKKRESGEEVPKASASVPKRKLTTKSDRPFKQPKVSLEPVVGLMAEGNKAVTPAKQGKGKGLMAVPDGKQERPPSLLRDDSKYALEKLSSIITAEDYEDLGNHSTEAMGETGLFAVAQSLVMMKGLLDRCLNRESSLDRVHAKAQQTEEELGQLQRWRSKMEKKLELSEQARKELEEKTATSLTVIENKEAEIKQLKEEIRQAKVAAVEEYRCSESYLLSCVD from the exons atgaaccatccaggggagacggagttcatgcccgtcgacacaacttgggcagttataaatcagacac gtagacggcgcccacaagtcagCCTCGAGGAGTTTAGCTTCCTTGAAAAGGTTTGCAAGAAGactacgccggaggaaaggacttgggcgaagttggtgaacccgaggaccatacattggtactgcgacggtcctgagcccacccaagaagCGATAAGATACGACGAGCGAGTTCACAAAC agatggatgACGCAAAGAGGAGAGCTTTGATCAAGtcccaagccgtcaagaagagggaatccggcgaggaGGTTCCTAAGGCATCAGCTTCAGTCCCTAAAAGGAAACTGACGACAAAATCCGACCGTCCctttaagcaaccaaaggtctctcttgaacctgtggttggcttaatggctgagggtaacAAGGCCGTCACCCCAGCGAAGCAGGGGAAGGGCAAAGGATTGATGGCGGTCCCAGacggtaagcaagagagacctccttcccttcttcgtgatgactccaagtatgcattggagaaactgtcgtccatcatcacggcagaagactatgaagacctgggaaaccattcgacggaggccatgggggagacgggcctcttcgccgtcgctcag tccttggtcatgatgaagggactacttgaccggtgtctcaaccgtgagagtaGCTTGGACCGGGTGCACGCGAAGGCgcagcagacggaggaagagctcggacaactTCAGAGATGGAggtccaagatggagaagaagctggagctttctgagcAGGCGAGGAAGGAGCTTGAGGAGAAGACGGCCACTTCGCTGACGGTCATAGAGAACAAAGAAGCTGAGATAAAACAACTCAAAGAAGAGATCCGTCAGGCTAAAGTGGCAGCCGTCGAGGAGTACCGATGCTCGGAGTCCT ActtgttatcttgtgttgattGA